The [Clostridium] celerecrescens 18A genomic sequence AGGACGAATCTGAAGGAAGGTGGAGGTGACCCAATAAAAGTTCAATTTGAAATGCCCGTGGCTGTACGGAATACTATGAGTATGACAAAGCCAGAAGGCTGCAGAAAAAAACGGACAGGAACAAGGACCAGACCGTTTATCAGCATGATGCCCTGGACCGTCTGATAAAAGAAATCGTGCAAAAGAGAACTCCTGATGGAATGGTAATCAGCGAGCAGGAGTATTCCTATGGTAAAAACGGCAAGAAGATACGAGAAGTCAGCCGGGAATACGTGGAAGGAAAACAAACCCTACTCCTGGAGACGAAGTACCGCTACAATCATAAAGGCCAGCTGTCCCGCCAGGAAGATCCGGGAAATGCAGGGAAGGATTATACTTATGATATATATGGAAACCGTCAGTCCTTTCAACTGACCCGGGAAGGAAACGCAAGCCCGGTTGTCAGTCTGTATTATACGTATGATGATTTATACCGTTCAAAGCAGGTAAGAAAAAACTTTGCTGCCGGGGTGATACTGGCCGAGTACGAATACGATGAAAAGGGCAACCGTAAAACCCTCCGCTATCCGCAGTCCGGTATGGAAACCAGCTATCAGTATAATGATGGCAACCGGGTAATATCTTTGGAGAATAGACGGCAGGGAACCGTGATTTCTGCATCGGAATATGGCTATGATGTGGATGGGAATATTCTAAGTAAGATCAACAAAACCGGTTCTTCCCACGTTACCATATTCTATCAATATGACCGACTGGGTCGTATGACTGAAGAAGATTATTCCGGCTGGAAGCGGACATTTTATACCTATGATGCCTATTCCAACCGTGTGAAAATGATGGTGGAAGGAAGAACAAAGGATGAACTGGTCAGTGTTACCAATTATGAGTATGGTTTGAACAACCGGCTGGAAAAGGAAATAAAAAAGCAAGGTAAAATAACGGAAACGTATCGGTATCGTTATGATGATAATGGAAATGAAACCTTCCGGATTTGGGAGAAAACATCGCCAACACCAGACTATCCGGGAACTGTCAAGTTATCGGGGCATTATAAAAGGGAGACACCGACCGTTTATGAGTGGAGACATTATGATGGATTCAACCAATTGATCCAGATTAACCAGGATGACAAAGAGATTCTATATCAGTACCGTGGAGATGGCCTGCGCCACAGCACCCAGGTGAGGAAACTGACCGAAAGCCAGGGGAAAACGAATTTGTATTGTTGGGATGGAAATGATATCGTAGCGGAACAGGCTGACGGTGAACAGATTAAAACCTATATAAGAGGAATCAATTTGATTGCCGAAGAAATCGATCGTGTGGTATACTACTATATATTAAAGTATGATGCTTTTGGAGTTGAGAGAAATCCCGATAAGGAGGATGAGAATCCGTTCCGGTATTGTGGGGAGTATCTGAACTTAGAGACGAATTCCTATTACTTAAGAGCAAGGTATTATAGAACTGTAACTGGGCGTTTTAAAAGCGAGGATACGCTCCGATGTGTTATAAATCAATTGCCGAATAAGCAAGAAGTGAGTGACCCACTATCGCTTAACCTGTATACTTATTGCCATAATAATCCGGTGAGATATACTGACCCTACAGGACATCTTCCATTTTTAATTGTTGCAGGACTAGTTGGTTTAGCAGCTGGAGCGATTGCAGGTGGAATTTCATCGGCAGTTAGTGGTAAGTTTTCAATGAAAGCAGTTCTTCAGGGTGCTGCAATCGGGAGTACGATCGGTCTAACCGGAGGCGCAGCTCTTGCATATGGTGTTACTGGCAGTGCTCTTGCATCAACTGGTGCAGTTATGTCAGGTCTTGGATTTGGAGCAGCAACAGTGGGGCCTGCTGGAGCAACTGGTTTTGAACAGGCTCGGCAGTTACTGCAGGCACAACAAATGAGAGCTGTTGAGGGCGCGGGGAAAGCTGATATTGGCAATAAACTTGATTATGTATTTGGTCAGGCAACCGGGAGTGCTCATAATATTCAGCGTTCACAATCAATGGCAAGTGAACTAGCTCACATTGGTATTCAGGATACGCCAGCAAATCGCGCATTACTTCAAAGTCATTTTGAGAGTGTCGGCATTAATCTAAACAACATTGCTGGCACAGAATTGAGGTCATATATCGCTAATGGTCAAACTTTTAATTATACTGCAATAATTCGAGAAAGTTTTTTTATGGGACCGAGTGGTGGTGCCGGATTTAGAACTGTTTGGGAAGGGTATAGACTTTTAACTATTATTATACTAGGAGGGCAATAATGATAACAAAACAAAAATATGAGTCACTTCAGGCTCTTCAAATGTATTCATTGGAGCATCGATTTAAAATCTATGGTAATTTAGGAAAAAAAAATAATAGATTTGAGTCCATATCTTTGCCAGAGAAAGACTATATATTTGGATTAGCATATTACAATCATGGTATCGATTCACAGGGGTTATTGTTGGACAATGCGTCAAAATTAATTGTGGGATTCGATCACTATATACTAGGGTTAGATTGTGAAGCTAAAGCAGAATTAATCCAAAAAGAATCAATAGCCCCATTCTATGAATTTATTGAAACAGAAAACCGTATTTTAGCAATTTGCGAACTGGATATATTTGCTTTTGATTTAGAGTGTAGGCTAATATGGTCATCGGGGTTTAGAGATATTGTCGATAATTATGAAGTGATTGATGGCAAAATAGTATCAATAACATGTTCTAATGGAGATAAAAACAAATTTGAATTAAGTGATGGGAAGGCTTTGTAGAATCGCTAATAGAATGCCGAAAAAGTCCGATAATATTTCAGGTTTTCTTTTGAGAGCGTAATTTTTTTGTGTCCAGAAAGTGCAAATAAATAATAGTGATTTTCACAGATGTATTTGTTTTAAAATTATATAAAAAAAGTAAGAAAATCTATAAAAATCAATGGATATAGGTATTTAACAAATACTTATTGGAGTTAAATCAAAGGAGAATAAAGGACAAAACTGACTTCAGTTACGAAAGCGAGGTAAACTAGACTTTTCTGGAAAACGAAGGGCTGCTGCGACTTTAATCCCCGTTACGGCAGCCCTTTTAAGGTAATTGGGCATAAATTTCTTCATCATTTAAAATATCCAATGTAATTTTTCCTGCCATACTTCCATTCGCCTGAGCCCCACCCTGAACATTTGTTGCAAACACATAGGTTTCATCTCCTGTCTCCACAAAGCCGATGAACCATCCATTTACATTCTCCCCTTCCACAGTCCCGGTCCCGGTTTTCCCGTACAGGGAAGCACCATTGGAAGAAGAGAGGAGTAAGGACTCTTTTACCGCCTTTATATTCTCCTGTCTGAATGGAAGCTCATCCTGATAGAACCGAGCTAAAAGCTTCACCTGCTCAACCGGTGAAATCTTTAACGAAGATTGGATCCAGTAACGCCCTATTCCGCCGGATAAGTCCTTGTTGCCATATCCGATAGTATCTAAGTATTGCTTTAACCTGGACAGCCCGGTCTTTTCATCCAGGGAAGTGAAATACCAGTTAACCGAACTCTTCATTGCAGTATCAAGAGTCTGGTCCTGGTTCCAGGCTTCAAAAGGGTAACTGGTCCCATCCCAGGAAAGCAGGGAAGCTTCCGGAGTTATGGTTCCAGTTTCCAGGGCTGCTAAGGCACTGTAAATCTTATAAGTGGAATCCGGGGAAACCCTCCTTGTCCCAGCTTCCCGATTATAGATGCAGTACTGTCCCGAATTCAGGCAATACAGAACAAAACAGCCATCGTATCCTTTGAAATAAGAGGATAAATCCAGCGTGGTTACATTTTCAGCCGTAAAGTCGTATTCTGTACCGGTGTAAGCATCTGCAGACAATACCGGAATACAACCCAGCACCAGTGCTGCAATCACAGTAAAAAGAATTCTGCCTTTCACCACACGCCACCTGGATTCTTTGCGGTAACCGGCAATGTTCAGAATGCGCCTTTTTATCTCTTTCCTTGAGCCGCTGATACTGGCGGCGGAATAGGAAAATAGGGATATCTTTTCTGCAAAATTTATCAGCGTACTTCCATAATCCAGATAGCTTTCCGAATCCAGCAGGGACAGGACTGATGAATCGCAGGCAATCTCCCGATCGCTTCTCATTTCCTTAAAAGCAAACCAGACAAAAGGATGGAACCAGTAGATAATCTGTGCCAGAGCCATAAGCCTGTTTACCAGAAGGTCCTTGTGTTTGCAGTGTAAAATCTCATGGAGAAGAATATACCGGATTTCCTTTTTGGAAAGCTCCGAAATCATATTAATAGGAACAATGATGCAGGGGTTCCATAATCCGGCCGCAATAGGAGAGGAAATATAAGCGCTGCTATAAATCGGTATTTCTTTTCTAACACCAGATTCTTCCATACATGTTGCAAATAGTTCCCGTATCTCCTTATTCTGAAGTGGAAGAGAGGACCTTTTCAGCTGCCTGATTTTCCTGCTGAAATGGATATGAAAACCAGTCATTAATACCATGCCAGTGATCCAGATACCAGTTAAAACAGTAGGAAGTCCCGGATGCGCTACACGGCTTACGGAAACAGAAAAATCCTGGAGGAAATATTCAGTTGCTGCCGCGGTTTTATAGGCAGCCCCTAAAGTACCTGCATGCTCAGGCGAAAAGGAACCCCCAAAAAAACGCAGCAGCTTAAACACATATCCAGGAAAAAGAAAAGAGCATGGCAGAAATGGGGCAGCCAGCACAAACAGAAACAGAAACCAAAGATTGTACCGGATTCTTGCAGTCAGCTGTTGATTTAATAATTTCCTGACCAGCAGGATTGCGATAAGCAAAATGGCCAGGACCACGCTGTTAAAACAAAGGCGTGTCATAAAAGAATCAGGCATAATCAACGTTCCTCCTCTTGTCCGCCCAGAAGAAGCTTTCTCAGTTCTGCCAGGTCTTCGCTTGATACATAATCACTGTTTAAATAGTTGGTCACCATGCTTGATATCTTACCGTTATAGAAACGGTTTAAAAAATGATCATTTTCTTTCGTTAAATATTCTTTTTTTTCCACGAGCGGGGTATAGACGAAAACACGGCCTTCCTTCCGATAGGTGGCAGCACCCTTTTGAACCAGTCTTTTTAAGAGTGTGTGAATGGTCTTTGGGTTCCAGTTAGTGGTCTTCACCAGTTTGTCCGTCACTTCGTTGGTACTGATGGGGGCGTCATTCCATAGCACCTTCATTACCTCATATTCTGCTTCGGATATTTGCGGCAGTTGATTCATTGCGGTCTCCTGTTCTTACAATTGTAATAATACTATTATAAGAGCACGATGCAGGCATGTCAATGAGTTCTGTGACTCTGCCAGTTTGTGATCAGTGTAACATTAAAAATATAAACAGATTTTAAACATGAGACCGTCAGATATTGCATTTACTTAACAACCATTTTTCCGTAAAATGAAACCATAAACAAACAAGGGAGGTTTAAGGGATGAAATTAAGGAGATTTAGCGGCATACTGATGGCAGGGCTGATGGCGGCTGGAACGCTGGGCGGATGTTCAGGCACCAAGACAGATACCACAACAGCGGCAGCTGGCGGGCAGACGGCTGCTCAGACAGAAGCGGAAAAGACTCAGTCAGCGAGTGGGGAAAAAACCGTCATTAAGGTCTGGTCCAAAGACCGGCATGACGCCACCTATGTTCAGAAAAAAGTAGACGAATACAATGCAAGTAACACGGATAACATTCAGGTAGATTATCAGCTTTACACGGATAATTATGTGCAGGCCATTGATATGGCGGTACAAAGCGGGGAGCTTCCTGATATTCTGGTACAGCAGGACCAGATGTTTGATAAATATGTAAACGAGGGGCAGTGGGCAGATTTTTATGATTACATAGATTCTGATATGAAAGAATATTTTAAATCTGTGGTTTATCCTGGTTACAACGAACTGGATGGAAAGCTGTATTTCATCCCAACCACCGGAACTACCTGCCGTCTTTTCTATAACAAAGAAATCTTTGACCGTGTAGGGATTTCGGAACCTCCAAAAACACTGGAAGAAGTAGTGGAGTATGCTAAAAAAATCAATACGGAATTATCCAAAGAAGGAATTTATGGATTTGCAGAAAATATGAAAAGTGCCAGCTCCGGCTTGCAGCGTTCCATGTGCGTCGGCCTGGATCGAGAGACCGGACTGGTACGTGGATACGACTTCGTAAAGGGAGAGTACGACTTTTCACAGTGGGCAGATACTTTGAAGCTTTGGAAGGAACTGCTGTCTGACGAATGTGCGTTTCCTGGATGTGAATCACTGGATATCGATCCCTTAAGAACCCAGTTTGCAGCCGGCAAGATTGGTATGTATATGTCTTACAGCCATGCAGAGCCAGGGGTTTACCAGAATCAGTTCCCCATGGATTCCTCTAAATGGGACTGCGTTCCAATTCCAACCGTTGGCGGAAAAACCACAGGAAAGCAGTATTTTACCGGTACAGGTAGTTATGTTTTAAATGCAAAAAGTCCTAACGTGGATAAAGCATTTAAGGTTTATAAGGATATCTTTGCAAATGAGGATTATTTAATCGGATACTACGAAGGCGGATTTGGTGTAAGTATTCTACCTAGCGTTATTGAAAAGGCAAAGCCAGGTCAGGATTTCCAGGATAAAAAATGGCTGCTCATCAGTGATATTGATGCCCTCCTTCCAAAGCCTCCCCACACTGCCTTCGCATCTGGCATGGTGGTGGAAGGTGAGGATATGTTTAAAACCTGCGAATCTATTTATTATGGAGATGCAGATATAGATTCTACCTTAAAGGATCTGACAGACCGTTACAATAAAGCGTATCAGGAAGCAGTGAAAAACGGAAGCGGTCATGAAGTAAAGATTGAAAACTATGACCCGATGAATCCAACTTTACAGTAATATTGAAAGAGGGGCGCATAATCAGCGAGGCCCCTCTTTCTTTGAAAAGAAAGGAGTATGCAGATGAAAGACTGGAATAGCAAAAGTGCCTTGCGGGGAAGTAAGATTGTGAAAAAAAACCTGCAGGCCTATTCATTTATGCTTCCTAACTTGATTTTGTTCACCATCTGTTCCCTCTATCCGGTGGTATGGACTTTGAAATATGTATTCTTCCAGTATGGGGGATATGGAACAGGAGTACCGAGATTTGTGGGCCTTGCTAACTTTGCCCGGGTGTTCCGGGATAAAGTTTATTGGGAAAGTGTGATCCATACTTTTACATACGGTTTCGGGAAGGTAATTTTTATCATTCCTCTGGCCTTTTTTCTGGCATTTCTTTTAAATCAGCAAAAAAGTGGGAATGGTGCGGCCCAGAGCATTGTATTTTTACCTACCATTATGAGCTCTGCGGTCATGGGTCTGGTGTTTTATCTGCTTTTTAATGCTTACAATGGAGAGGTCAACAAGTATTTAATGACGGCAGGCCTGATACAAAAACCAATAAACTGGCTGGGGAAAGAACATGCCATGAAAACCCTGATTCTGACAGCGGTCTGGGGCGGTGTTGGGAATTACATGGTATATTTCATAGCTGGAATCCAGCAGGTATCCGGGGAAGCAATCGAAAGCGCCAGGATCGACGGGGCCGGCAAGCTTCAGACCATCTGGTACATCATCATTCCAATGCTGGGACCCATATTAAAAATTATACTTATGCTGGCGATCACCTCAGCGTTTCACGACATTACCAATGTGATGGTATTAACCGAGGGCGGCCCCAACAATGCGACCATGGTCATGTCCCTGTACGGATACCGTTACTTCTTCCCCATATCAGCGGCAGAAGCCACGGTTCCCCAATATGGCTACGGTGCTGCGGTCAGCGTCATATCCGCAGTAATTGCTGGTATGGTAACCGTAGGTTATCTGCGAATATCTAAAAAACTGGATGAAATTTATTAAGGAGGCGGCAGCATGAAAAACTGGAATGGAAAACATATATCAAAAGCCGCCTGGCTTTCTTTGGCCGGAAAATGGGTATTTCTGGGCATTATGATTTTATTTACGCTTTATCCGGTCATCTATACAGTGCTGGGATCTTTGAAAACCAATGCAGAGCTGACCCAGGGCGGCGGCTTTTTTCCGGAGAAATGGCATTTTGAGAATTATTACCAGGCCTTTGTCCAGGCAGACTTTACAAAATATACGTTCAACAGCATTGTGGTCAGCGTTTCCGTTACACTTCTGGCTGTGGTTACCTGCTCACTGGCAGGTTTTATTCTGGCCAGAAGAGAGTTTGCCGGGAAAAAGGTGCTCTTAGCCCTTTACTTATCCATGATGTTCGTATCCTTAGGGTCAGTTACCCTTTATCCGATTTACGAATTACTGCGGGCATTAAAGTTAAATAAGTCCATATTTGCCCTTATTGTGGCACTTACGGGAGGGCAGGCCACCAATGTTTTTCTGGTCATGGGTTTTACAAAAGGAATTCCAAAGGAGCTTGATGAGGCGGCCATCATTGACGGCTGCAGCATTTACGGAGTTTATACCCGGGTGGTTCTGCCTCTAAGTAAGCCGATCCTGGCGGTAGTAGCCTTATTTTCTTTCCGGAATGCCTGGAATGATTATATCACCAGCCTGATCATGACGATTTCTATGCCGAAGCTTCAGACTCTTACCGTGGCGGTTGTCCAGCTAAAATATTCTGTTAATGCCGCGGCAGAGTGGCACATCATGCTGGCGGGAGCGTCCATCGCCATCATTCCGATCCTGATTGTCTATTTGTTTGCCAACAAACAGTTCATTGCAGGCCTTACGGCAGGTGCGGTAAAAGGATAGGAAAAAGGGCGGGTCCTGTGATATACTGGAAATAAACAGAAGAGCAGGAAAACGGGGGGAAAGCATGAAGAAATTTATAAACAATTTAAGATTCCGCAGTAAAATCATCTGGCTGTTCGGAATCATGTTTTTCTTTACAACCGCCATCAGTGGATTATCCTATTACCAATACGCATCCAATGATATTGAAGAGAATTTCAAAGTGGGGGCAGAGGACGTCCTGGCTCAGATTGTGGATACCTTAGGCCAGCGGCTGGGCGTCATCAATCAGAGGGCCAAGGGAATGCTTGCTAATTATACTTTTATGGTAACCCTTTCCGATTATCTGAATAATCCAAATGACATCAACCTGGTAAAAGCCTTAGGGACCATACCGGATTTCATGAGAGACTTTGAGACCGGAGAGGGGCTGATCCACTCCACCTATATATATACGGATAAAGGGAGCTTTGATAATTTTGTACGCATGAGAAATTGGGAGTTTGATTTTAAAGAGTCTGTTTATTACAAAAGCTATCAGACAGGCGGAGGCGATGCCATCCGCTGGTTCCCGATATGGAAAGATGAGATCTTTCAGGACAATGACCTGGTGATACCCTGTGTCTGGCAGTTCAGCGTTCAGGGCTATGTGGGAAATGAATATCTGGTGATCCAGTTAAAAAAAACCGAACTGGAACGCCTTTTAGAAGGAAAATATGAATTTTTTGACAAAATACTCATTCTGGATGGGGCAGGAAATGTAATGATAGGTTCCACTGATATGGATCCGGAAGAACTAAGGAAGCTTTCGGAATCCAGGGAAGGGGGAAGCAATGTCATTACCAGCGATTTTCAGTACGAAGGAGATTCCTATCTGGTCACCTATGAACGTCTTAAGGAAAACGGCTGGCAGATTTATGGGCTGAAATCAAGGCAGAGCATACTGGGAAGTCTGAAAATCCTCAGAAACACGATTTTTGAGATCACGGGTGTTATTTTCTTACTGGGAGTAGCGGTCATTCTGTTGTTGTCCCACCAGCTGACCAATTCCTTAAGACGGTTGGAAAAGCGTATGAGCTGCGTGGAAAAAGGTGATCTGGGAGTTCGGTTTTTCTACCCCTATAAGGATGAAGTGGGAAGCCTTGCTAAATCTTTTAACTATATGATCGGAGAGATCCAGAGTCTGGTCCGGAAGCAGGAGGAGACCATTGAGGAGCTGAAACGGGAGCGGGATTATGTGGCCGAGGTTCAGAAGCAGAAGCGGAAAGCGGAATTAAAGGCCCTGCAGGCTCAGATTAATCCTCATTTCCTCTATAATACTTTAAATGCCATCACCTGGCAGGCCGCAGATCAGGGAGCAGAAGAAATCAGCATCCTTTCTAATTCACTTGGTAAGTTTTTCAGGATCGGCCTAAGTAAGGGGGCAGAGGTGATCACCCTTCGGGAAGAACTGGAACATGTGTCAAGCTATTTAGACATCCAGAGCATCCGCTATCATTCCCGTTTAAGCTATGAAATCCATGCGGATGACAAATGCCTGGATTTCCGGATGATCAAGCTGATCCTGCAGCCTCTGGCTGAAAATTCCATATATCATGGAATCAAAGAGAAGCAGGGGGCCGGTATCATAAAGATCTCCGTCAGTGAAGAAGGATCTTGCAAAGATACGGTCACGGAGCTTGTAGTGTGGGATAATGGGGCAGGGATTCCGGAAGAAAAGCTTGCATTCATCAATGAAACCTTAAAAAAGGGCGG encodes the following:
- a CDS encoding RHS repeat-associated core domain-containing protein; translation: MVISEQEYSYGKNGKKIREVSREYVEGKQTLLLETKYRYNHKGQLSRQEDPGNAGKDYTYDIYGNRQSFQLTREGNASPVVSLYYTYDDLYRSKQVRKNFAAGVILAEYEYDEKGNRKTLRYPQSGMETSYQYNDGNRVISLENRRQGTVISASEYGYDVDGNILSKINKTGSSHVTIFYQYDRLGRMTEEDYSGWKRTFYTYDAYSNRVKMMVEGRTKDELVSVTNYEYGLNNRLEKEIKKQGKITETYRYRYDDNGNETFRIWEKTSPTPDYPGTVKLSGHYKRETPTVYEWRHYDGFNQLIQINQDDKEILYQYRGDGLRHSTQVRKLTESQGKTNLYCWDGNDIVAEQADGEQIKTYIRGINLIAEEIDRVVYYYILKYDAFGVERNPDKEDENPFRYCGEYLNLETNSYYLRARYYRTVTGRFKSEDTLRCVINQLPNKQEVSDPLSLNLYTYCHNNPVRYTDPTGHLPFLIVAGLVGLAAGAIAGGISSAVSGKFSMKAVLQGAAIGSTIGLTGGAALAYGVTGSALASTGAVMSGLGFGAATVGPAGATGFEQARQLLQAQQMRAVEGAGKADIGNKLDYVFGQATGSAHNIQRSQSMASELAHIGIQDTPANRALLQSHFESVGINLNNIAGTELRSYIANGQTFNYTAIIRESFFMGPSGGAGFRTVWEGYRLLTIIILGGQ
- a CDS encoding BlaR1 family beta-lactam sensor/signal transducer encodes the protein MPDSFMTRLCFNSVVLAILLIAILLVRKLLNQQLTARIRYNLWFLFLFVLAAPFLPCSFLFPGYVFKLLRFFGGSFSPEHAGTLGAAYKTAAATEYFLQDFSVSVSRVAHPGLPTVLTGIWITGMVLMTGFHIHFSRKIRQLKRSSLPLQNKEIRELFATCMEESGVRKEIPIYSSAYISSPIAAGLWNPCIIVPINMISELSKKEIRYILLHEILHCKHKDLLVNRLMALAQIIYWFHPFVWFAFKEMRSDREIACDSSVLSLLDSESYLDYGSTLINFAEKISLFSYSAASISGSRKEIKRRILNIAGYRKESRWRVVKGRILFTVIAALVLGCIPVLSADAYTGTEYDFTAENVTTLDLSSYFKGYDGCFVLYCLNSGQYCIYNREAGTRRVSPDSTYKIYSALAALETGTITPEASLLSWDGTSYPFEAWNQDQTLDTAMKSSVNWYFTSLDEKTGLSRLKQYLDTIGYGNKDLSGGIGRYWIQSSLKISPVEQVKLLARFYQDELPFRQENIKAVKESLLLSSSNGASLYGKTGTGTVEGENVNGWFIGFVETGDETYVFATNVQGGAQANGSMAGKITLDILNDEEIYAQLP
- a CDS encoding BlaI/MecI/CopY family transcriptional regulator — encoded protein: MNQLPQISEAEYEVMKVLWNDAPISTNEVTDKLVKTTNWNPKTIHTLLKRLVQKGAATYRKEGRVFVYTPLVEKKEYLTKENDHFLNRFYNGKISSMVTNYLNSDYVSSEDLAELRKLLLGGQEEER
- a CDS encoding ABC transporter substrate-binding protein, encoding MKLRRFSGILMAGLMAAGTLGGCSGTKTDTTTAAAGGQTAAQTEAEKTQSASGEKTVIKVWSKDRHDATYVQKKVDEYNASNTDNIQVDYQLYTDNYVQAIDMAVQSGELPDILVQQDQMFDKYVNEGQWADFYDYIDSDMKEYFKSVVYPGYNELDGKLYFIPTTGTTCRLFYNKEIFDRVGISEPPKTLEEVVEYAKKINTELSKEGIYGFAENMKSASSGLQRSMCVGLDRETGLVRGYDFVKGEYDFSQWADTLKLWKELLSDECAFPGCESLDIDPLRTQFAAGKIGMYMSYSHAEPGVYQNQFPMDSSKWDCVPIPTVGGKTTGKQYFTGTGSYVLNAKSPNVDKAFKVYKDIFANEDYLIGYYEGGFGVSILPSVIEKAKPGQDFQDKKWLLISDIDALLPKPPHTAFASGMVVEGEDMFKTCESIYYGDADIDSTLKDLTDRYNKAYQEAVKNGSGHEVKIENYDPMNPTLQ
- a CDS encoding carbohydrate ABC transporter permease, which gives rise to MKDWNSKSALRGSKIVKKNLQAYSFMLPNLILFTICSLYPVVWTLKYVFFQYGGYGTGVPRFVGLANFARVFRDKVYWESVIHTFTYGFGKVIFIIPLAFFLAFLLNQQKSGNGAAQSIVFLPTIMSSAVMGLVFYLLFNAYNGEVNKYLMTAGLIQKPINWLGKEHAMKTLILTAVWGGVGNYMVYFIAGIQQVSGEAIESARIDGAGKLQTIWYIIIPMLGPILKIILMLAITSAFHDITNVMVLTEGGPNNATMVMSLYGYRYFFPISAAEATVPQYGYGAAVSVISAVIAGMVTVGYLRISKKLDEIY
- a CDS encoding carbohydrate ABC transporter permease, which translates into the protein MKNWNGKHISKAAWLSLAGKWVFLGIMILFTLYPVIYTVLGSLKTNAELTQGGGFFPEKWHFENYYQAFVQADFTKYTFNSIVVSVSVTLLAVVTCSLAGFILARREFAGKKVLLALYLSMMFVSLGSVTLYPIYELLRALKLNKSIFALIVALTGGQATNVFLVMGFTKGIPKELDEAAIIDGCSIYGVYTRVVLPLSKPILAVVALFSFRNAWNDYITSLIMTISMPKLQTLTVAVVQLKYSVNAAAEWHIMLAGASIAIIPILIVYLFANKQFIAGLTAGAVKG
- a CDS encoding histidine kinase: MKKFINNLRFRSKIIWLFGIMFFFTTAISGLSYYQYASNDIEENFKVGAEDVLAQIVDTLGQRLGVINQRAKGMLANYTFMVTLSDYLNNPNDINLVKALGTIPDFMRDFETGEGLIHSTYIYTDKGSFDNFVRMRNWEFDFKESVYYKSYQTGGGDAIRWFPIWKDEIFQDNDLVIPCVWQFSVQGYVGNEYLVIQLKKTELERLLEGKYEFFDKILILDGAGNVMIGSTDMDPEELRKLSESREGGSNVITSDFQYEGDSYLVTYERLKENGWQIYGLKSRQSILGSLKILRNTIFEITGVIFLLGVAVILLLSHQLTNSLRRLEKRMSCVEKGDLGVRFFYPYKDEVGSLAKSFNYMIGEIQSLVRKQEETIEELKRERDYVAEVQKQKRKAELKALQAQINPHFLYNTLNAITWQAADQGAEEISILSNSLGKFFRIGLSKGAEVITLREELEHVSSYLDIQSIRYHSRLSYEIHADDKCLDFRMIKLILQPLAENSIYHGIKEKQGAGIIKISVSEEGSCKDTVTELVVWDNGAGIPEEKLAFINETLKKGGTDCEAGYGIYNVNERIRLFYGKEYGLYYESSFGHWTKAVLRIPAMTEEVE